From a region of the Lactuca sativa cultivar Salinas chromosome 4, Lsat_Salinas_v11, whole genome shotgun sequence genome:
- the LOC111914627 gene encoding LOW QUALITY PROTEIN: lysine-specific demethylase JMJ13 (The sequence of the model RefSeq protein was modified relative to this genomic sequence to represent the inferred CDS: deleted 2 bases in 1 codon; substituted 1 base at 1 genomic stop codon): MRPHKQSSKASNKSKTHFKSFTNTDKYHHLEWTNQITESPVYHPSLEDFKDPFQYLQKIAAQASKYGICKIVPPITSTTPTGVIMMKEKPGFRFTPKVQPLRVAKWTTNNVNNTFYISTKSYSLRDFEVMANRATANKYCLSGCLPSAYLEKEFWHAMTRGNKGTVEYGVNVDGSAFSSSSNDHLANTKWNLKAPHLSFISFLSTLSYKYDHVNSIFDVFYVSFGFRNFQDCKNQHFIGSKTVFQXSYSSLYVNLFVYYNQNFLFSIWFQGLTDPMLYIGMLFSMFAWHVEDHYLYSINYHHCGAPKTWYGVPGSAAHEFEEAIQHHVYSKQIISKNGAFELLAEKTTMFPPNILLQNHVPVYKLVQLPGEFVVTFPRAYHAGFSHGFNCGEAVNFATRDWFPFGEAANERYTLLKKQPVIPYEEILCKEAMHLFLSSKKDDNPFVKISFASMIRKYDNALTRLKSLDKSICISSNLKETVSCGLCKRDCYVAHVNCKCHFHNICVFHEKELSNCSCGSNRFLFVRSDLPKMKEVAKKFEEQQPIKKVGKQKNNSKADVATSGNRTGTRGKLGISSMSNKRTRSSCRLKEFKKCKKRASQCHLCAKIVH, from the exons ATGAGACCCCATAAGCAATCTTCGAAAGCAAGTAATAAATCAAAAACACATTTCAAATCTTTTACAAATACGGATAAATATCATCATCTGGAATGGACAAATCAGATCACAGAATCTCCGGTTTATCATCCTTCATTGGAGGATTTCAAGGATCCATTCCAGTATCTTCAAAAAATTGCAGCACAAGCATCAAAATATG GAATATGCAAGATTGTTCCTCCTATAACTTCAACTACTCCAACTGGGGTTATAATGATGAAGGAGAAACCAGGTTTCAGATTCACACCAAAAGTCCAGCCCCTTCGTGTTGCTAAATGGACTACAAATAATGTCAACAACACATTCTACATTAGCACAAA AAGCTACAGTCTTCGTGATTTTGAGGTCATGGCAAACAGGGCAACTGCTAATAAATACTGTTTATCTGGATGTCTTCCATCTGCATACTTGGAAAAGGAATTTTGGCATGCAATGACACGTGGCAACAAGGGAACAGTTGAATATGGAGTCAATGTAGATGGCTCTGCGTTCTCATCTTCCTCTAATGACCATCTTGCAAATACCAAATGGAACTTGAAGGCCCCACACTTATCCTTCATCTCTTTTCTTTCAACACTTTCATATAAATATGATCATGTCAATAgcatttttgatgtgttttaCGTATCTTTTGGTTTCAGAAACTTCCAAGATTGCAAAAATCAGCACTTCATTGGATCAAAAACAGTGTTCCAGTAATC ATACTCTTCTTTATATGTGAATCTTTTCGTTTATTATAACCAaaactttttgttttccataTGGTTTCAGGGATTAACTGATCCGATGCTGTACATTGGAATGCTTTTCAGTATGTTTGCATGGCATGTAGAAGATCACTATTTGTATAG TATAAATTATCATCACTGTGGTGCACCAAAAACATGGTATGGAGTTCCTGGTAGTGCTGCTCATGAATTTGAAGAAGCTATCCAGCATCATGTTTACAGTAAACAAATTATATCAAAAAATGGAGCTTTCGAATTGCTTGCAGAAAAAACAACCATGTTTCCTCCAAACATACTTTTACAGAATCATGTCCCGGTTTATAAACTCGTTCAATTACCCGGTGAATTTGTCGTCACTTTTCCTAGAGCATATCATGCGGGCTTCAGTCATG gattcaattgTGGGGAGGCTGTAAATTTTGCAACTCGTGATTGGTTTCCATTTGGTGAAGCTGCTAATGAGagatacacacttcttaaaaagCAGCCTGTGATTCCTTATGAAGAAATTCTATGCAAAGAAGCTATGCATCTTTTTCTTTCCTCAAAAAAGGATGATAACCCTTTTGTCAAGATCTCATTTGCATCTATGATAAGAAAGTACGATAACGCCCTTACGAGGTTGAAGTCGTTGGATAAATCTATATGTATCTCTTCAAATCTCAAAGAAACTGTTAGCTGTGGTCTCTGTAAACGGGATTGTTACGTGGCTCATGTCAACTGTAAATGTCATTTTCATAACATATGTGTTTTTCATG AAAAAGAACTCTCTAATTGCTCTTGTGGGAGCAACCGTTTTCTTTTTGTGAGATCGGATCTACCCAAAATGAAAGAAGTAGCAaaaaagtttgaagaacaacAACCGATCAAGAAAGTTGGGAAACAGAAGAACAATTCTAAAGCTGATGTGGCAACATCTGGAAATAGGACGGGGACTAGGGGTAAACTGGGAATTTCGTCCATGTCGAATAAGCGTACAAGGTCAAGTTGTAGGCTAAAGGAATTCAAGAAATGTAAAAAGAGAGCTTCTCAATGCCACCTTTGTGCCAAAATTGTCCATTAA
- the LOC111914768 gene encoding DNA-directed RNA polymerase V subunit 5C: protein MASRCSTAGLGYVAPTEGSGNTCIMDKADTVAVESHRYYLARRTVLEMLRDRGCVIADYEFTRTLTEFRLVFGDEPDPDHLRICVPLSSKPSKKILVIFCNPGDINKATAKHMLLNITNKDTLLRIILVLQGKMNIHARALFNESEVKVEFFPITELFVNITKHVAAPKHEILTAEQKEQMLKKYELADTQIPYMWVDDAIARYYGLEKKQVVKITYNSNITGSYVTYRCVI from the exons ATGGCTTCCCGCTGTAGCACAGCTGGACTTGGTTACGTCGCTCCGACTGAAGGCAGTGGAAACACCTGCATTATGGACAAGGCCGATACCGTCGCGGTGGAGAGCCACCGTTACTACCTTGCACGGCGAACTGTTTTGGAAATGTTAAGAGACAGAGGATGCGTCATCGCCGACTACGAGTTCACTCGCACTCTCACTGAGTTCCGCTTGGTGTTTGGAGACGAACCTGATCCCGATCACCTGCGTATCTGCGTCCCTCTCTCTTCCAAACCTTCCAAAAAG ATTTTGGTTATTTTCTGTAATCCTGGGGATATAAACAAAGCAACAGCGAAGCACATGTTGCTTAACATTACCAACAAGGATACCTTGCTTCGGATTATCTTAGTTTTGCAGGGCAAGATGAACATTCATGCTCGTGCATTGTTCAATGAATCCGAAGTCAAAGTGGAATTTTTCCCA ATCACCGAACTGTTTGTGAACATCACCAAACATGTTGCTGCACCAAAGCATGAAATCTTGACTGCAGAACAGAAGGAGCAGATGCTTAAGAAGTATGAACTTGCTGACACGCAG attccATATATGTGGGTGGATGATGCTATTGCAAGGTACTATGGACTTGAGAAGAAGCAAGTTGTCAAAATCACTTACAACAGCAACATAACTGGTTCTTATGTTACCTATCGTTGTGTGATATGA